Below is a window of Candidatus Eremiobacteraceae bacterium DNA.
CGAGCGAAGGCGTCAACCGCGGCGCGGTCTTGGGGGGCGTCGTCGGCGCGCTCGCCGGGCTTGCCGCTGGGCCGACGAACATCGGCGCGCTCATGCCCGTCGATCCGCCGCTTCGGACGCTCGCGGCGTCGCTGCTGTTCTTCGCGGTCGGCGTCGCAGCGGGCGGAGTGCTCGGTGGCGCGTTCGGCAAACGGCCGTCGACCCACGCCGGGTTCCAGCTCATCGACGCCATGGAGGCGGGCGACGTCGCCGCGGTCGGCTCGATCGAGACCGCGCGCATAGACGAGGCGAAGCGCGTGCTCGGCGACGGCGGCGCTGCCGAGATCGTCGTCATCGCGCACTGATCATGGAATGGCTGCGATTCACCGACGTCGAGCGTTTCTACGGCGCCCGGCAAGTGCTCGTCCGGGCGTCGGGCGTCCTTCGCGACGGTGACAAGATCGCGATCGTCGGCGCGAATGGATCCGGCAAGTCGACGCTCGTGCGGATCCTCTCCGGCATCGACGCGGCCGACGGCGGTTCGGTGACTCGCGCGCGCGGCGGTCGCGCCGGTTACGTCGGTCAGGAGGCGCTCGCGGACCCTCAGGCGCGGCTACGCGACGTCATGGACTCCGCTTTTGCGATGGTCGGGGAAGAAGAACGCAAGCTCCGTGCGATGGAAGAGCGGATCGCCGAGGCCGCGCGGCGACGAGATGGAGAAGCCGAATCGAAGCTGTTGAAGGCGTACGCCGAAGCCCGCGAGGCGCACGAGCGGCACGGCGGCGCCGGTTTCGAACGCCGCATGCGATCGATGTTGTCGGCGTTCGGGCTCGGCGAAACCGATCTGGATCAGCCGATCGGCGAGCTTTCCGGCGGACAGCGGACGCGTGCCGCTATCGCGCGGACGCTCCTCGAAGATCCCGACTATCTTATCCTCGACGAGCCGACGAACCACCTCGACCTCGAAGCGACGCGCTTTCTCGAAGACTTGATCGCGCGCGACCGCCGGGCGACGATCGTCGTCTCTCACGACCGCTATTTCCTCGATCGCGTCGCGTCCGTGATCTGGGAGCTCGAAGACGGTGTGATCGCGACGTATCCGCGGCTGGACGGGGCGCCGGCGTACACGGCGTATGTCGATGCGAGGCGCCAGAAGGACGAAGAGGCCAGACGCGTCCACGACCGCTTCGTCGCCGAGCGCGAGCGGCAGCGCGCGGCGATCGCCGAGCTGCGAACGCACGGATCGCATAACTACGCCCAGGTGCGCAGCAGGGAGAAGATGTTCGCCAGGCTCGAGGACCCGGGTGCTCCGAAGGCGAGTCGCGCCCCTGTCGGCGTCCGCCTGACGTCTGCGCGCACGGCGACCCGCGGTTTCGCACTTGTCGCGGACGCGCTCGCCAAGACGTATCGCGAGCGGCTTTTCCTTGATCTTAGCTTCGAGGTCGTCCGCGGCGAGCGGATCGCCGTCGTCGGTCCGAACGGCTCGGGTAAGTCGACGCTGCTCAAGATGATCGCGGGCGTCGTCGCCCCGGATGCAGGATCGATCAAGTTCTCGTCGGGCGTACAGCCTGTCTATTTCTCGCAAGAATCGGCTGTTGAACTCACCGCCGGTGCGCGCGCCGTCGACATCGTCTCGGATGCCGGCCGCGTGAAGCCGCAGCAAGCGCGAGCGCTGCTCGGGCGGATGGGACTCGGCGGCGAGCACGCCGACAAACGAGTCGAGGAGTTCTCCGGTGGCGAGCGCCGCCGGGTCATGCTCGCGCGACTTATGACACGCGAGTCGGACTGCTTGCTGCTCGACGAGCCGACGAACGATCTCGACATCGCAAGCCGCGAAGCGCTCGAAAACGCGCTCGATGGTTTCGTCGGTGCGATGCTGGTCGTCTCGCACGACCGGTATCTGCTCCGCCGCCTCGCGGATCGCGTTCTCGCGCTCCGCGACGGCGAATGGACTTTATTCGACGGCGGCTACGAGGACTTCGAGCGTTCGCTGCGCGACGGCCGGGCGAAAGAAGCCGGTGCTCCCGCACGATCGCCGGCCGATCGATCGTCGGATGACGACGTCGACCGTCCGCTCGTCGTGCTATCGAAGAACAAACGCGCGTCGCTCGAACGCGAGCTCGCGGCGTGCGAGGCGGAGATCGAACGGCTCGAGCAGCGCTGCGGGGAGCTGGAGGCCGCGTACGCCGATCCGGAGCTCTACGGTGATCCCCGGCGAGTCGACGACGTCCGCTCGGAATTGGAATCGGTGCGAGCGGCGACGCAGCGCGCGACGCGCGCGTGGGAACACCTCGTCGAGACGCTCGGCGCAACGACGTAAGTGACGCCCGACGGCGACGTGGCGATAAGTCCGTACGAGGCGCTCGCCTCGTCCGAGGGAGCGGCGCTGCTGTCGGCGCTCGAGGGCTTCGACGAAGAGCATGCTGCGGCCGCGGCACAACGCGCGCGTTCGCTCGCGTCGCCCGATCTCGCGCGCGCGGCGCTCGCGACGTCGTTCGCGCGTCGCCGTGCCGAAGCGTCCGGCAAGTTCGAACATCCTCGTTCGATGTTCTTCACGCGCGCAGGTTACGAACAGGCGACCTCGGACGCGGTCGCGCGCTATCGCGCCGAGCGTTTCGCCGGTCTCGAACTTGTGGCCGACCTATGCTGCGGCATCGGCTCGGATTCGGTCGCGCTCGCACGGCGCGCAGATAGCGTCGATGCATTTGACGTCGATCCCGACGCGCTCGCATGCGCTGCCGGCAACTTGCGCGCGGCGGGTCTCGAGGCCAAATTGCGCGTGACCCTCGGCGACGCGACACGCGTTCCCCTCGATGGCGTTAGCGCTGCCTTCGCCGATCCGTCTCGCCGCCGCGGCCCTGACCGCATTCGCAGCACGGCCGAATACTCGCCGCCGCTCGCCTCGCTTCTCGCGCGCGCACGCGAACTGCCGGAATCGCGGCTGTGCGTCAAGGTGGCGCCGGGGATCGATCTTTCGGATCCGTCGATCAAGGACGCGCTCGGCGATGCTGCGCTCGAAGCCGAGTTCATCTCCGAACGAGGGACGTGTAAGGAGGCAGCGCTATGGTGCGGTACGTTCGCCCGCGACGATGGCGCACGTCGAGCGACCGCCATCGACACGGAGGGCGCGCACGTCTTCGACGGCGACCGGTCTGTCGCCGCGACGGTCTCGCCCGTCCAAGCGTTCGTCGGCGAACCCGATCCGGCGCTCATCCGTGCGGGTCTGATCGGCGCGTTCTCCTCGGCTCGGCATTGGCACGTGCTCGATCGCAGAGTCGCCTACCTTACGACCGACATGACGGAGCCGTCGCACGACCCGTTCGTGCGCTGGTATCGAGTGCGCGACGCGATGGATTTCGGCGTGAAGCGCATCCGCGAGTACTTGCGCGAACGAACCATCGGCAGGCTCGTCGTCAAGACGCGTGCCTTTCCGTTGAAACCGGACGAGATGATCGCCCTCCTCAAACCCCGCGGTCCGAACACGGCA
It encodes the following:
- a CDS encoding ABC-F family ATP-binding cassette domain-containing protein translates to MEWLRFTDVERFYGARQVLVRASGVLRDGDKIAIVGANGSGKSTLVRILSGIDAADGGSVTRARGGRAGYVGQEALADPQARLRDVMDSAFAMVGEEERKLRAMEERIAEAARRRDGEAESKLLKAYAEAREAHERHGGAGFERRMRSMLSAFGLGETDLDQPIGELSGGQRTRAAIARTLLEDPDYLILDEPTNHLDLEATRFLEDLIARDRRATIVVSHDRYFLDRVASVIWELEDGVIATYPRLDGAPAYTAYVDARRQKDEEARRVHDRFVAERERQRAAIAELRTHGSHNYAQVRSREKMFARLEDPGAPKASRAPVGVRLTSARTATRGFALVADALAKTYRERLFLDLSFEVVRGERIAVVGPNGSGKSTLLKMIAGVVAPDAGSIKFSSGVQPVYFSQESAVELTAGARAVDIVSDAGRVKPQQARALLGRMGLGGEHADKRVEEFSGGERRRVMLARLMTRESDCLLLDEPTNDLDIASREALENALDGFVGAMLVVSHDRYLLRRLADRVLALRDGEWTLFDGGYEDFERSLRDGRAKEAGAPARSPADRSSDDDVDRPLVVLSKNKRASLERELAACEAEIERLEQRCGELEAAYADPELYGDPRRVDDVRSELESVRAATQRATRAWEHLVETLGATT
- a CDS encoding methyltransferase domain-containing protein, whose translation is MTPDGDVAISPYEALASSEGAALLSALEGFDEEHAAAAAQRARSLASPDLARAALATSFARRRAEASGKFEHPRSMFFTRAGYEQATSDAVARYRAERFAGLELVADLCCGIGSDSVALARRADSVDAFDVDPDALACAAGNLRAAGLEAKLRVTLGDATRVPLDGVSAAFADPSRRRGPDRIRSTAEYSPPLASLLARARELPESRLCVKVAPGIDLSDPSIKDALGDAALEAEFISERGTCKEAALWCGTFARDDGARRATAIDTEGAHVFDGDRSVAATVSPVQAFVGEPDPALIRAGLIGAFSSARHWHVLDRRVAYLTTDMTEPSHDPFVRWYRVRDAMDFGVKRIREYLRERTIGRLVVKTRAFPLKPDEMIALLKPRGPNTATLIVTTIQEKKTAIVCDPCRA